In one window of Homalodisca vitripennis isolate AUS2020 unplaced genomic scaffold, UT_GWSS_2.1 ScUCBcl_5916;HRSCAF=12883, whole genome shotgun sequence DNA:
- the LOC124373576 gene encoding LOW QUALITY PROTEIN: dynein intermediate chain 2, ciliary-like (The sequence of the model RefSeq protein was modified relative to this genomic sequence to represent the inferred CDS: deleted 2 bases in 1 codon), with amino-acid sequence MKKGRLRNLAATSKAVTKGGVRDVLENAGGDDFEQFLKGKNLLRPEDQLDLSEKDLQEEIARMLTTNNPQLPDGLVEYSYKERAFVMTPLPPQMITLLEVEGTCLHKESPEAIEQMEQEGGWDGALVGLGSQSQGSLVAEEVAAVDEQDEGIEGEEEGEGEGVGDAELGEEGEGDDEEKMDVAQEKGGSSPRPGKAKKLTNQFNFCERAALTYNNPDREIGTQTNPPPRASFAAYITQWIIYDAYQEDYENQQREKERERKEKMLTAQERRGGNSQETRQARSRGAVTMRMIQAAKILERMINQNTFDDIAQDYRYWEDPSDEYRDAEGTLLPLWKFSYEKTKKLSVTEICWNPHYYDLFGVTFGSFDFMRQVTEGYLCLFTLKNPSYPEYINSTDSGVMCLDFHPQHPYLVVVGLYDGTVAVYNIQLPTKERQFQSNSVTNKHGGIVWQVCWGEDLQDGEMNFYSVSSDGRVFNWVLMQNELAQTLVIVLYLEMDPVNGPDGTMIRMTGCGTAIAFHPKDQLTFLVGTEEGNIYKCSTAYASLYLYTYSAHHMPVHRIDFNRFAPEIFISCSADWRVKIWEDNRSEPLFVFDLGCSVGDVKWAPYSSTVFAAVTVDGKVHVFDLNVNKYKAICVQSVVSRKRNKLTRLAFNHKLPIIIVGDDKGSVSTLKLSPNLRIKPKPPKKQTHVDQHTLEVWKLDKLLALVREPQKIAPPVDAESTTS; translated from the exons ATGAAAAAG GGAAGACTTCGGAACCTTGCCGCGACCTCCAAGGCCGTGACAAAGGGAGGAGTCAGAGATGTCCTGGAGAATGCTGGTGGTGATGACTTTGAACAGTTCCTTAAAGGGAAGAACCTCCTGCGTCCTGAGGATCAGTTGGACCTCAGTGAGAAA GATCTGCAGGAGGAGATAGCCCGCATGCTGACCACGAACAACCCTCAGCTACCGGACGGTTTGGTAGAGTATAGCTACAAGGAAAGAGCGTTCGTGATGACACCTCTGCCTCCTCAGATGATAACTCTCCTGGAGGTGGAAGGCACTTGCCTCCACAAGGAGTCTCCAGAAGCGATAGAACAGATGGAACAGGAGGGAGGATGGGATG GTGCATTGGTGGGGCTGGGGTCGCAGTCACAAGGATCTCTGGTGGCTGAGGAAGTGGCAGCTGTAGACGAACAGGATGAGGGGATAGAAGGAGAGGAGGAAGGAGAGGGGGAAGGAGTAGGAGATGCTGAGCTGGGAGAAGAGGGAGAGGGAGATGATGAGGAGAAAATGGATGTTGCACAGGAGAAGGGCGGCTCTTCTCCTCGTCCCGGCAAGGCTAAGAAACTGACGAATCAATTCAATTTCTGTGAACGAGCAGCCCTCACTTACAACAATCCGGATAGG GAGATTGGAACACAGACGAACCCTCCACCTCGTGCTTCATTCGCAGCATACATCACCCAGTGGATCATCTATGACGCATATCAGGAGGATTATGAAAACCAACAGCGGGAGAAGGAGAGAGAACGGAAGGAGAAGATGCTG ACAGCCCAAGAAAGAAGAGGTGGTAACTCGCAAGAAACACGACAAGCTCGGAGTCGAGGCGCGGTGACTATGAGGATGATTCAGGCGGCCAAGATATTGGAGCGAATGATCAACCAAAACACTTTCGATGATATTGCTCAAG ATTACAGATACTGGGAGGATCCGTCAGACGAGTATCGGGATGCCGAAGGAACTCTGTTGCCTTTGTGGAAGTTCTCATACGAAAAGACAAAGAAATTAAGCGTAACAGAAATATGCTGGAATCCTCACTATTATGATTTGTTCGGCGTTACATTTGGCTCAT TTGACTTCATGAGACAGGTGACCGAAGGATATCTGTGCTTATTCACACTCAAGAACCCATCCTACCCAGAGTACATCAACTCTACAGACTCTGGAGTCATGTGTCTGGACTTCCACCCGCAGCACCCGTACCTCGTAGTGGTAGGCCTCTACGACGGCACTGTGGCTGTCTACAATATCCAGTTACCTACTAAAGAGCGCCAATTCCAAAGCAACTCGGTCACCAATAAGCACGGAGGTATTGTGTGGCAG GTGTGTTGGGGAGAAGATTTGCAAGATGGTGAGATGAACTTCTACTCTGTATCGTCAGACGGTAGAGTGTTCAACTGGGTATTGATGCAGAATGAGCTGGCCCAGACTCTGGTCATTGTTCTATACCTGGAGATGGATCCAGTCAATGGGCCAGATGGGACCATGATCAGAATGACAG GGTGTGGAACTGCAATTGCTTTCCACCCGAAGGACCAGCTGACTTTCCTCGTGGGCACGGAAGAGGGCAACATCTACAAGTGCAGTACAGCATACGCCTCGCTGTACTTGTACACGTACAGCGCACACCACATGCCTGTACATCGCATTGACTTTAACCGGTTCGCACCAGAGATCTTCATATCGTGCAGTGCAGACTGGCGCGTCAAGATCTGGGAGGACAACAGGAG TGAGCCGCTGTTCGTGTTCGACCTTGGCTGCTCCGTGGGGGATGTCAAGTGGGCCCCGTATTCCAGTACGGTGTTCGCTGCTGTCACCGTTGACGGCAAGGTGCACGTGTTCGATCTCAATGTCAACAAGTATAAGGCTATCTGTGTCCAATCAGTGGTGTCTCGCAAACGCAACAAACTCACCCGGCTGGCCTTCAACCACAAGCTACCTATCATCATCGTCGGTGACGACAA GGGATCTGTCTCAACGCTGAAGTTGTCCCCTAACCTACGTATCAAGCCTAAACCACCGAAGAAGCAGACTCACGTGGACCAGCACACACTGGAGGTCTGGAAGCTGGACAAGTTGCTCGCACTGGTGCGAGAGCCGCAGAAGATCGCACCTCCTGTCGACGCTGAGAGTACCACGTCGTAA